Genomic DNA from Salinibacter pepae:
GGGGCGAAGTCGGCCAGCAGGCCTACGAAGTCGACGTTGATGCCGAAGGTGAGGGGAACGAGGCCGAGAATGGTCGTGAGGGCAGTGAGGAGGACCGGCCGCAGGCGCGTCGCGCCGCCCTCAACGATGGCCGCCTGCTTGTCCTGGCCGCGCCCGCGGAGCTGCATGATGTAGTCGACCAGCACAATGTTGTTGTTCACCACGATGCCGGCCAGGGCAATGATGCCGATGAAGGTGAAGAGGTTGAAGGGCGTGCGCGTGAGAATGAGACCCAGCAGGACACCGATCATGCTCAGGCCCACGGCGACCATGATGATGAACGGGGCGCTGATCGAGTTGAACTCCACGATGAGGATGAGCAAAATCAGGGAGGCCCCGATCAGGAGCGCCGTCGTGAGGAAGCCGAAGGACTCTTGCTGATCCTCGTTGCCCCCGGTGTACTCCATCGTGTAGCCCGGAGGCAGGCCCTGCCGGTACTCGGAGAGCTCGTCCTGCACGCGGGTTAGCACCTCTGGGCCGTTGTAGCCGGGGGCGGCGGCGCCGGAGACGGTCACCACGCGGTTCTGGTCGATTCGGGTGATGGACCCGAAGCCGGTCCCTTCCTCAATGTCGGCCACCGAGGTGAGGGGAATCTGCTGGCCGCGGGGGTTGGTCACGGTCAGGCTCCCGAGGCTCTCGATGCTCTTCCGGTCCTGCTTCTGGAGGCGCACGGTGATGTCGTACTCGTCCTCCCCGCTGCGGTAGGTGTCGGCCTCCGTGCCCTGGATGGCGGTCCGCACCGTCTGGGCGATCTGGCTCGTCGAGAGGCCGTACTCCGCCGCCTGGGCGCGGTCCACGTCGACCTGCACCTCGGGCCGTCCGGTGTTCAGGTTGTCGGTGACATCGACGAGGCCGGGGAGGCGCCCGCTCTGGGCCGCGTCCGTGAGCCGGCGCTTGACCTCGTTCGAGATCTGGACAATCCGCTCAAACTCCGGCCCCGAGAGTTCAATGTTGACCGGGGGGCCGGTCGGGGGGCCCTGCTCCTGCTTCGTAAACTCAATCTCGGTGCCCGGAATGCCCTGCAGTTGGGCACGCATCTTCTCCAGGGTGCGGGTGGACGACTCCGGCCGCTCGGCGTAGTCCACCATGTTGAGGGAGACGCGGGAGCGCTCGGGCTGCTGGGCCCCGCCGCCGAACTGGGCGTCCCCGCCCACCCCCACATTTACCAGGAGGTTTTCGATGTTGGCCTCCGAGTTCGGGTTCTGGTCCAGCAGCGTCAGGATGCGGTCCCCCACCGTCTGGGCGATGCGGTTGGAGGCCTCGATGTTGGTGCCCAGCGGCGCCTCGGCGGTAATTTGCACCCGGTTCGGGTCCGTGTCGGGAAAGAACGCCTGGCCGGTGGGGGCGACCAGGTAGAGCCCGACGATGAGCACGAGGCCGCCGAGCGAGCTGTTCAGGAGCGCCGCCCGGGTGTCCGTCAGCAGAAGGCGGTCGCGGGTGTTGAAGAGGGCCCCAATGAGGCCCACCCCCACGACGAACACGGGGGCCGCCGCCAGGCGAAGCAGGGTCCTGAGGCCGATGCCGCCGGCAAGGTAGTTGAGCCCGAGCACGGCGAGCATCACGGCGAGCAGGCCACCGCCCCCCTTCACGCTCGTCCAGCCGCCCAGGTAGATGCTTTCGAGGGTGTGCACCAGAACGCCGAGGGCGCCGAGGGCCGCCAGCGCGCCGCCCGGCACGAGCAGCAGCAGGCCGGCGGTCTGGCCGGCCACCGTCGTGATCAGGCCGCCCCCGGCGGCCAGCAGGGCGCCGGCGGCCAGGGCCGTCAGCGCGCCCGTGTTGCGCAAGAAGGCGTACGGCACCGAGTAGTCGCGCTCCAGCATCCGCTGCAGGTAGCCGCGGTACCAGCGGATCAGGCGCGGCAGGCCGCTCTCGACGAAGCGATCGCCGATGGGGGACATCACGTAGACGTGCAGAAGGTAGAGCGCCGGAACCGCCGTCGCGACCACGACCAGCGTCTTCCAGTTCGCGATGCCGAGGGTCACGCCCAGGAGCAGAATCAGCCCCACGCCGCCGTATCGCGCCAGGGCCGGCCACTGCGAGGAGCCCTTCTCCCCGTTCGATCGGCCCTTCACCTCCACGAAGAAGCCCGTAATGACCGGGTTGATGATGAGGGCCACGAACAGCGAACTCGTGAGCGTAATGATGAGCGTGAGGGGCATATAGCTCATAAACTCCCCAATGATGCCGGGCCAGAGCAGCATCGGAGCGAAGGCCGAGACCGTCGTGGCGGTGGCGGCGACCACCGGCCCCCCCACTTCGGCGGTGCCCAGCCGGGCGGACTCCCACCGCGAATAGCCCTGCTCCCGGAAGCGGTAGATGTTTTCGATCACCACCACCGCGTTGTCCACCAGCATGCCCAGGGCGATGATGAGGGAAAAGAGGATAATGAAGTTGAGGGTGTACCCTAGCGCCTGAAAGACGAGGAAGCTGGTAAACATGGACAGCGGAATGGCGATGCCCACGAGCGTGGCGTTGCGCACCCCCAGGAAGAACAGCAGCACGGCGATCACGAAGATCAGGCCGCTAATGATGTTGTTCTCCAGGTCCGTCACCAGCGACTGTACGTTCTCACTCTGATCCCCGGTCAGCAGCACCTCCGTGCCGCTGGGAAAGCTGAACGCATCGAGGGTCGACTTCACCGCGTCGGAGGTCTCCAGAATGTTGGCGCCGGGGCGCTTCGTGACGTTTAGCGAGATGACCTGAGCCGTGCGGCGCTCCGACGCGGGCACGGATACGGTTTCGCCGTCCGCGCGCTCTCGCTTCAGGACGCGGAGGCGAGAATAGGACGTGCGGTCCTTGAAGCCGAAAATGACGTCCGCGACGTCTTTCACCTGTACGGTGCGACCGTTCGCGGTGGTCTTGACCACCAGTTCTTCGATCTGCTGGGCCGGCTGGTCGAACTGGCCGTCAACCCGAACGAGGTAGTTCAGTCGGTTCACGTCGATGGAGCCCCCCGGGATGTTCGTGTTCTCCTGCTGGATGGTGTTCACCAGGCTGTTGTAGGAGACGTTGTAGTTTTTGAGGGCCGCCAGGTCCACGTTCACCTGCACCTCGCGCGTGAGCCCCCCAATCAGGTTGGCCTCCAGCAC
This window encodes:
- a CDS encoding efflux RND transporter permease subunit codes for the protein MTITNLSIKYRTAIAVFTLILAVGGLASYLTIPKESNPSIEFPQIVVTSVYPGASPSDVESTVSQVIEQEISSINGIDEMRSTSSEGVSTIVVEFTPDVNTDKAYQEVNRAVDRAQPDLPEAVEEPLVDEINTDQFPIMTVNLSGTYSLARLKTVAEDLQDDLEGISSVLEANLIGGLTREVQVNVDLAALKNYNVSYNSLVNTIQQENTNIPGGSIDVNRLNYLVRVDGQFDQPAQQIEELVVKTTANGRTVQVKDVADVIFGFKDRTSYSRLRVLKRERADGETVSVPASERRTAQVISLNVTKRPGANILETSDAVKSTLDAFSFPSGTEVLLTGDQSENVQSLVTDLENNIISGLIFVIAVLLFFLGVRNATLVGIAIPLSMFTSFLVFQALGYTLNFIILFSLIIALGMLVDNAVVVIENIYRFREQGYSRWESARLGTAEVGGPVVAATATTVSAFAPMLLWPGIIGEFMSYMPLTLIITLTSSLFVALIINPVITGFFVEVKGRSNGEKGSSQWPALARYGGVGLILLLGVTLGIANWKTLVVVATAVPALYLLHVYVMSPIGDRFVESGLPRLIRWYRGYLQRMLERDYSVPYAFLRNTGALTALAAGALLAAGGGLITTVAGQTAGLLLLVPGGALAALGALGVLVHTLESIYLGGWTSVKGGGGLLAVMLAVLGLNYLAGGIGLRTLLRLAAAPVFVVGVGLIGALFNTRDRLLLTDTRAALLNSSLGGLVLIVGLYLVAPTGQAFFPDTDPNRVQITAEAPLGTNIEASNRIAQTVGDRILTLLDQNPNSEANIENLLVNVGVGGDAQFGGGAQQPERSRVSLNMVDYAERPESSTRTLEKMRAQLQGIPGTEIEFTKQEQGPPTGPPVNIELSGPEFERIVQISNEVKRRLTDAAQSGRLPGLVDVTDNLNTGRPEVQVDVDRAQAAEYGLSTSQIAQTVRTAIQGTEADTYRSGEDEYDITVRLQKQDRKSIESLGSLTVTNPRGQQIPLTSVADIEEGTGFGSITRIDQNRVVTVSGAAAPGYNGPEVLTRVQDELSEYRQGLPPGYTMEYTGGNEDQQESFGFLTTALLIGASLILLILIVEFNSISAPFIIMVAVGLSMIGVLLGLILTRTPFNLFTFIGIIALAGIVVNNNIVLVDYIMQLRGRGQDKQAAIVEGGATRLRPVLLTALTTILGLVPLTFGINVDFVGLLADFAPNFQFGSENTQFWGPMGTAIISGLTFATFLTLVIVPVMYSVFDSVSLRLTTAFGGSSDDASIVSETVVTDSLLDDGSPGDGAPAGDSSTPQADRPPKT